A region of the Mycobacterium sp. NBC_00419 genome:
TCTTTGAGTCGTCGTGCGCGCGGTGCCTACCTCGCCGCCGTCCTTGGTGTGCTGGCGGTCCTGGGCGGTGTGGTGATCTCGACGACTCCGCATTGCCCCGAGCACTGCCGCGCCGAAGCCGCCGCACAGGTTCCGGCCCCGGCGCCATCGACCGACCCGGCTGCGCTCACCGTCACCCCGGCGGACGGCGCCAGCGACGTCGACCCACTGGCCGCGGTGAAAGCCGTCGCGCAGACCGGGATGCTGACCGGCGTCAGCCTGCTCAACGACGCCGGCAAGCCGGTCCCCGGCGTCGTCACCCCTGATTTCAAGACCTGGAAGCCCACCGTGCCGCTGGGCTACGGGCGCACCTACACACTGTCCGTCGACGCCCGCGGCCCCGGCGGGGTGCCGACGTCGGTCACCTCGACGTTCCAGACCCTGGTTCCGGGCAATCAGACCGAGGTCTACCTGACCGCACCGGGCGGGCAGCCGCTCGACGGCGCCACGTTGGGCATCGGGGCGATCGTCGTCGCCCGCTTCGACGAGCCGATCACTGATCGCGCGGCCGCCGAACGGCGTCTGTCGGTCACCACCTCGCCGGCGGTCGCCGGCTCGTGGTACTGGGTGGACGACCAGAACGCCCGCTGGCGGCCCGAAAAGTATTACGCCCCGGGCACTTCGGTGACCGTCAAAGCCGGCATCTACGGGGTGCCCCTCGGTGACGGGCTGTACGGCGCACAGGACAGCACTGCCACGTTCCGCATCGGCGCCGCTCATGTCTCGGTCGCCGACGACACCACCAAACAGGTCAGCGTGTACGACAACGGCAAGCTGATCCGCACCATGCCCACTTCGATGGGGATGGGCGGTACCGAGACCATCGGTGGGCAGACTCTGTCGTTCTGGACCCCGCCCGGCGTCTACACCGTGATGGACAAGGCCAACCCGGTGATCATGGATTCCTCCACCTACGGCCTGCCGATCAATTCGCGGCTGGGCTACCGGGAGACCATCCCGTACGCCACCCGGATCAGTAGCGACGGCATCTACCTGCACCAGCTCAACGCCACCGTGTGGGCCCAGGGCAACACGAACGTCTCCCACGGCTGCCTGAACCTCAGTAGCGACAACGCGCAGTGGTTCTACGAGTTCTCCCAGCCAGGTGACGTCGTCGAGGTGCGCAACACCGGGGGACCGCCCCTGCAGGTGTGGCAGAACGGCGACTGGACGGTGTCGTGGGCCGAGTGGCGCAAGGGCAGCGCACTGGGGTAGCGCAGCGATTAGGTTCCGCTAAGCGACAGGTGTTTGCTGCAGGTCACCGCCCGTGCCGGCCTTATCACGTCGAAATAGGAGCGGATTTCCGTCTATGATCTCAGTCGTCAATGGTGACGCCGGCAACATATCGTCGACCAGCTCTGGAGTGAATTTCGGTGAGTCGTCCCGGTCGTGCAAGCACGGCGATCTTGGTTGTGGGCGCGTTGCTCCTTGCGGTTCTCGGCAGCGACGTCGCCGGCCTGCCGGGGTGCCAGGACGGCTGTAAGACCCCGACCGCTGCCGCCGCGGCTCCAGCCCCGCCCGCGGCTCCGCAGCCGCCGCTGCTGGGCGTTGCTCCGGCGAACGGCTCCGCTGACCTGAGCCCGCTGAGCAGGGTCTCGGCGCGCGTGGTGGCCGGCAGCCTCACCAACGTCTCCCTGGTCGACGACTACGGCAACACGGTTGCGGGGGCGCTGTCGCCCGACGGCACGTCGTGGCAGCCGACCGAGCAGCTGAAGTACGGCCGCAACTACACCATGCAGGTCGCCAGCCGCGGGACCAGCGGTGTGCCGTTGGCCCGCACCACCACCTTCGCGACGGCGACGCCGAACAACCTGACCGCGGTCTACCTGGAGACGCCCGGCGGTCTGCCGATCCACGCCGACCAGCGCTACGGCATCGGCACCATCATCTCCGCGCGCTTCGACGAGCCGATCGCCGACAAGGCGGCCGCCGAACGTCAGCTCGTGGTGACGACCAATCCGCCGGTGAAGGGCTCTTGGTACTGGGTTGACGACGCGACGGCTCATTGGCGCCCAGAGAAGTACTACAGCCCCGGCACCACGGTGACAGTGGCCGCCAACATGTTCGGGATGCGCCTCGGCGACGGTCTGTATGGCCAGAACAACGAGCAGGCGACGCTGACGATCGGCGATGCACACGTGTCGATCGCCGACGACGCCACCAAGACCGTCAACGTCTTCAACAACGGCAAACTGGTGCGCGCCATGCCGACATCGATGGGCCGCGGTGGCACCGAAATCATTGCGGGACGGACGTTTTCGTTCTGGACCCCGCCCGGGGTCTACACGGTGATCGACAAGGCCGAAGAGGTGACGATGGACTCGTCGACCTACGGTCTTCCGGTTGCCTCGTCGATGGGCTACAAGCTCAAGATCCCCTATGCCACCCGGATCAGCACCGACGGCATCTATCTGCATCAGCTCAACGCCACCACGTGGGCGCAGGGCAACACCAACACGTCGCACGGTTGCCTGAACCTCAACGGTGACAACGCCGCCTGGTTCTTCGATTTCTCCCAGCCCGGCGACATCGTCGAGGTGCGTGGCACCGGCGGCCCCAAGCTGGAGATCTGGCAGAACGGCGACTGGTCGCTGCCATGGGGTGAGTGGCTCAAGGGCAGCGCGCTGACCCCCAAGCCGTAGCGCGTCGGTTCTATACCCCCTGGAGGTATAGGATGGTTGTCATGACTGAACAGACAACGACGTCGACCTGCACCAACGCGAACTGTACGTGCCAGAACTGCACGTGCGGAGACAGCTGCAGCTGCGGTAAGTCCGACTAGGAGCCGCTTTGCCTTCCGCGAGCGTGCGTGTCGGTACGCCGACACGCCGCCATCGCGGACAGTTGGCGCACCCTCGCGGGACCAGCGGCGCCGAGGCTAGTCGGCCTGGCTTCTCTTGACTCCCCGCGCCGAGCCGCCGGTGGCGGTCTGCTTGGCCGGGGTGCTCGCCGTATCGGCGTCCAAATCCGTTCCCGCTCGATGGGCGGACGGCGAACCTGCGTCGCTGACGACGGCTGCGGAGGCGGCCTGGGTGCGGACAGCGGCCAGTGCCGCACGACGAGAGCTCGCGACGCTGCGTTGTTCAGGTGCGGCCGACTGACGTGATATCCGCTCAGTGATGGATCCTGACTGCGCCTGTGCTGCAACAGGAGTAGACGACGGGAACAGGTTCGACACGCTCTGCTTGATCGCATCGAGCGGAGCGCTGAGGTACGCGGTCACGGCTCGCAAGACCGCGGCTCCGATGTCGAAGTTCGGATAACCGCTAATGAGACTTGTGTACAGCTCCTTCCAGGCTGCGGACACAACGACACCGGGCAGTGTGACGGGAAGCGTCGCATACGAGAAAGCCGCCGAGGCAACAGCTTTGACGACGTCAGCCAATGCTTGTAGCGATGGCACGGCGGCGGCCCGCAGAGTCTGCGCTGCAGCAGGTGGTGCCGACGACGGCAGGAATGCTGACAGTTTCGACGAGATCAGCACCAGCGGGCCAACGAAAAAAGCCGCGACTCCGAAGACCAGGCTTTCGCCAAGGTTGACGCCGTTGTAGTTGCCGCGCAGGACCTCGAGCGCAAGGCTGAACCAGATGCCGAGAGTAATGCTGGCCGGCAGTGTGATGGGGAGGGCCGCGTACCACAGTGGAGTTGCCGCTATGAGCGCTGCGATCTCGACGACGTCGTTGATCGTCGGCGTGGTGGCGTTGGCTTGCGGCGTGGCGGCAGCGGCCGCTTGAAGTTGGACATCGGCAATGCTGACGGTCGCAAGGGCGGCCGCGTCGGGTGCGTTCGGGGGAGCGACGGCCAGGCCCAGGGTGACGAACACCGCTACCACTACCGCGGACAGCCGCGCGACGAGTGCAGTCATAGGACACCCCCGATCAGCCAGCAAGCGGCACTGACTACTCAGCATTGTGCGGGCTCGGCAACGAAATTGACGCACAAAACGTCGCGAACGATGAGAAGGTCTCCGCCGAGCCAGCACCATTGTGTGAGCTAGCTCACACGAGCGTACGATGAGGGTGTCTCTTCGCGGAAGGGAGACGCCATGAAGGGTGCATATCGCGATCCGGTGGATCACGCCCGAACCACTCAGCCGCATGCCGGCGAATCGTTCGTCGACACCCTGTGGTTGCCGGGATTGCTCCTCATCGCTCTGGGTGTGGTCGGTTTGGCCGGGGTGGTTGCCGCCCTCGCCTACAACCACCACGAGTTGTTGATGACGCTGATCTCGGTGGCCGCAGGACTGTCGATCGCCGGCGGTCTGGCCATCACTGTCGAACACCAGCGTGTGCGGCGAGTGGAGCGTCGGTGGCTGGCCGATCATCCGGATCACTGGCAGAACCGCTTGCGGGCCTGACTGTCCGCTAGGCCACTTCTGCTTTGCTGGAACTAACCTGCATGTCAATTTCGGGGTAACGGTTCGGCATCGCCTGGTCGATGGGTGCTGCCCGCGTGGCCGAATCTGACCAGCACATCTGCTGCCTAATCCGAGAAAGCCCCTGCTCACGCCGGGTAGCGACTGCCCGATCCCCTAACCCCCTAATGGGGATTGCTGGGCTATCCCGGTAGGGGCCCTATCGGGCAGGGGAGCGCTCCCCATGTTGGGGGCTCGGCGCTGTCCATAGCGTGGCAGTAAGTCACCCGGCGAGCCGGGGATAGAGCTTCTCTCCTGAGACGAAAGGCACTCCTTCATGGACACCCTGCTGCAGTTCATTCTCGATCTGTTCGCCAATGAAAACGCCGCGCAGACGTTCGTCGCGGACCCGAGCGCCGCGCTTGCGAATGCCGGGCTGGCCGACGTCAGCCCGCAGGAACTCCAATCCGTGGCCGCCTCCGCTGTTCCGGGCCTGCAACTGCCCGGAGCTGACCCGGTGGCGGGCTTGGCTCAGGCGGTGTCGAGCGAGTACGGCTTCGCACCCGTCGGGGAGGCCGCGGTAATAGGCGACCAAGCGCTTCAGCTTGGCGCCGACGCGGGTACCGGCTTGGCGGCCGGGATCGGCGAGGGCATTGGAGCCGGGCTCGGTACCGCATTGAGTGGTGGCCTCGAAACCGGCCTGTCGACCGGACTTGGGCTCGGAACCGGCCTGGGCATCGGTGGCGGTGCTGAGGTTGGTGGTGGTTTTCAGGCTGGGCTGGGCACTGAGATTGGTCTGGGCACCGGCTTGGGCACGGGCTTTGGTGTGGGTGGCGGTGCTGAGGTTGGTGGCGGTTTCAACGCTGGTCTTGGTTCGGAGATTGGTCTGGGCACCGGCTTGGGCACGGGCTTTGGTGTGGGTGCTGGCGCTGAGTTCGGTGGTGGTTTCGAGGCCGGGCTGGGTACCGAGATCGGTGCGGGTGCTGGTGCCGGTGGCGGTCTGGGTACGGGCTTTGGCCTCGGTGGTGGTGCTGAAGTTGGTGGCGGTTTCGAGGCTGGGCTGGGTTCGCAGATTGGTCTGGGTACCGGTGTGGGCACGGGCTTTGGTGTGGGTGGTGGCGCTGAGTTCGGTGGTGGTTTCGAGGCCGGGCTGGGTACCGAGATCGGTGCGGGTGCTGGTGCCGGTGGCGGTCTGGGTACGGGCTTTGGCCTCGGTGGCGGTGCCGAGGTTGGCGGTGGTTTCGACGCCGGCCTCGGTGCTGGCACACACACCGGCATCGGTACTGGCTTCGGCGCCGGTGGAAACATCGGCGGCGGAGCCGAACTCGGCGGCGGCATCAACGCCGGCCTCGGTGGCGCCACACAGTTCGGCGGCCACGCCGGTGGCGGAGCCAACATCGGCTCCGGACTGGCCGCGGGTGCCGGCGCCGAAGCCGTTGACCGCAGCCGGTTTTCGGCCAACAGTGGTGTCGACGCCGAGCGCCGCGCGACCCTGAACGCCAACTCCGGATCGCCCACCCTCAACACCGGAGTCGGCGCCCAGGAGAACTTCAGCAGCAGCTCCAGCGCAGGCTTCAGCAGCCCGCTCGGCGGTGCGGGCTTCGCCAACCAGACCGCAGCCGCCGGTGGCGGTGCGATCGGTCTCGGCGGAGCCGGCCTCGGAGCGTCCGGCACTACGGCGATGTCGAGCGCGACCACAGCCGGAATCGTCAGCCCGCTCGGCGGTGCCGCGCTGAGCACGCAGGCTGCAGCGACCAACACCGCGGCGGCGAGTTTCCTCCACAACGAAGGCGCCGCGCTCGGCGGCCAGTCGAATGTCGCGGGACAGTCCACCGTCGGTGGCGGATTCGGTACTCAGGCCAACGCCGGTGGCGGATTCGGCTCGCAGGCTAACGTCGGGGGAGCGTTCGGTACCCAAGCCAACGTTGGTGGAGCGTTCGGCGGTCACACCAACGTCGACGTGACGACGCCTGCCGCAGGCGCGGCCATCGGTGGCCACACCAACGTGGCCGCGGGCGCGACGGCGGGTGGCAGTGCCGACTTCCTCACCCACGAGGCGACGACGCTCGGTGCGCACAGCGCCGTGCAGGCCGCCGGTTCAACCAATGCTGCAGCATCGGCAGGACAGGCGACCGTCGGAGGAAATACCAACGTGCACAACAGCACTGACATTCTGGGACAGGACAGTGCAGCCCTTGGTGGCCACAGTGCAGCCAGTGGCGGTGCCGCAGTCAGCACGCACACCCAGGCGGGCTCGCCGAGCCAGGGCGCAGTCATCACCACCGGGGGATCAGCCTCGGGTGGTGGCGAGGTCGCGGCCGGCTCGCAGGGGGCCTCGGTGATCACCGGTGCGCAGGGCAGCAGCGCTGCAGGCGGTGCCACCTCGGTTGGCGGCAGCCACGCGTCGACCACTGTCGACCAGCATGCCGCCGTCGACTCGTCGACCCATGTGGCGACACCGACACCGGATCACTCCGTCGTCGACCAGTCGTCACACACCTCGGCCGACTACTCGAGTCACTCGTTGTTCGACGCCAGCCACGATCCGTCGGCTGCGCACGCCCAAGCGGGCACCGACCTGTCGTCGCACAACCAGTTCGACCAGCACCTGGGCTTCTGACCGAAGGAGCCAATCCGATGTCGGCGGGGACCGCATGGTCCCCGCCGACTTATCTCCAGGTCTCGGGAAGGTTGTGGCCGCCGTCGGCAACCAGGACGGCGCCGGTCACGAACGAGGCCGTCTCGTGGGCCAAAAACGCGACGCACGAAGCGATCTCGTCTGGTGTTCCGCTGCGGCCGAATGGCCCCGCTGCGGCGGCCGTCGCTTCGAACTCCAGCTGTGAACCGGTGAGCACGTAGCCCGGCGCGACGACGTTGACCGTCACGCCGTCGCGCACCACCTCGAGCGCCAGGGCGCGGCTCAACCCGACCAAACCCGCCTTAGCCGCGGTATAGGTGGCCTGGCCGGGCATCGCATTGACGGTGCCCGTCGTCGAACCCACCGTCACGATGCGCCCGTAGCCCGACGCGGTCATCACGGGCACCGCGGCCCGGCACATCAGGAACGCCGTCGTCATGTTGCGTGCTATCGCCGAGTCCCAGTCTCGCAACGACAGCTTGGCCACCTCGGCTTCGGTGTCCCACCCGCTCGTCACCGAGGTCATCCCCGCGTTGTTCACCAGAATGTCCAGCCGGCCCCACGTCTCGGTGGCGGCGGCGACAAGTGTCTCAGCGGCACCGTCGACAGTCAGGTCAGCCACGACGCCGATTGCCGCAGAACCAAGTTCACCGGCTCGATCGTGAATGCGATCACTCGTCGCACCCAGCACCACGCGCGCACCCTCGCCGACAAGGCGCCTGGCGACGGCGAAGCCGATGCCGTCGGCCGCACCCGCACCGGTGATGATTGCTACCCGACCTTCGAAGCCACTCATCGTCACATCCTATGGGGGACATCGGCGATCAATCCGCCGTCCATCACGAACTCCGAGCCGGTGGCGAACGAGGACTCGTCGCTGGCCAGGAAGAGAACGAACGTCGACACCTCGACGGGCTCGGCGATGCGGCCCAGTGGGGCGGCGACGAGGTCCTCGGGCATGTGCGCGGTCATCGGGGTGCGGACCATCCCCGGATGCAGCGAATTAACCCGAATGTTGTTGGACGCCAACTCCAATGCGGCCGACTTGGTCAAGCCCCGGATCGCCCACTTGGAGGCGACGTAACCATGGTTGCCCGGGGTGCCACGCATGCCCTGGATCGACGACATGTTGATGATCGACCCGCCGCCGGCGGCGATCATCGGCTCGATCACCGCTTTGATGCCCAGCATCGTCCCGGTCAGGTTGACGTCGAGAACGCGCTGCCAGCGATCAGGTTCGAGGTTGCGCAGCGTGCGCCGGTAGACGATGCCCGCGTTGTTCACCAAAACATTGAGCGTGCCGAACGCGTGCAGTGCCGTGTCGACGGCGCCGGCCCACTGGTCGGGGTCGGTGACATCGAGGTGGACGTAGCGCGCGGCCTCGCCGAGTTCCTCGGCGACTGCCCGGCCTTCGTCGTCCAAGACGTCACCGAGGACGACCTTGGCGCCCTCGCCGACCAGCAGGCGGGCATGTGAAGCGCCCATCCCGCGCGCCGCGCCACTGATGACTGCGACCTTGCCGTCGACGCGTCCCATCCGCGGCACGCTACCGGCTGAACCCGGCCAGCACGGCCTGCACCCCGACATCCCACCGGCGGTTGACCGAGGTGGCCGAGGTACCCAACCACCGACCCGCCTCCTGGACGGCCAAACCCTGTGCCAGAGCGAGCAATACGTGCGCGATGTCGACCGGATCCCCGGACAGCGTGCCGGCGTCGATGCAGCGCTGCACCTTGGCGACGAGGATCTCTCGAACTGTCGGCGCGGCCCCGATCTCTTCGGGTCCCGGGCCGAGGTCCTGGAACGGGCGGCTGAACATCACTCTGGCCAGCGGCGGGTAGTCCAAGCAGAACCGCCGGAAAACCGGGGTCACCGCCCGTAGGTCTGCCAGTGGGTCAGCGGATTCCGGCAGTCCGGCGAGCTGGCGGCCGAGCCGGTGGAACCCTTCGACGAACACCGCCCGCAGCAGCCCGTCCTTGTCGACGAACAACTCGTAGACCGCGGGCACCGAGGTCCCCGCGCGTTCGGCTACCCGCCGCGTCGTGAAGCCGGACAGGCCGTTCTCGCACAGCGTGGCCACGGCCACGTCGACCACGCGGTCGCGCAGCTCAGGTGTGCGCTGCTTGACCCTGGGCACGGATTAGGACAGCCCGAACTCGGTGTGGATGTTGTCGATGCCGTGGCGCATGGCGTCGAGGGTGGCCTGCCGCGCCCGCAGCTTGCTGGCCAGGTGCGCCCCCGCGGTCAGGGTGGTGAACTCACGGGCGGCCTCCAGGGCGCGCGGAATGACCTGCTCGGGCAGGACGATGTCGTCGACCCAGCCGGCCGCCACCGCGGTCTCGCCGAAGAAAGTCTTGGCCAGCCCGACAGCCTGCTGGTAGGCCGACGGGGTCAGCCGCAGCTTGAGCACCTCGAGCGCCGGGTAAGGCAGGACCATCCCGATCGCCACCTCGTTGGCCTGGAAGTTGTAGCTGTGCGCGGCAACGCGGTGGTCGAAGCTGCACGCCAGGAACGAACCCATCGCGATGGCATGCCCGGTGACGGCGGCGACGACCGGCTTGGGGAACGACAGCAAGCGGTGGGAGAGGTTGAACCCGCCCTGCAGCATCGCGATCGAGGCGTCGATATCACCCGAGCGGAATACCTTGAGGTCGAAGCCGCCGCTGAACACCCGGTCGTTGCCGGCTAGGACCACCGCACCGGCGTTGTCGGCTTCGGCGCGGTCGATGGCGTGGTTGATCTCCTGCAGCATGCTCGGGCTCAGCACATTGACCTTGCCGTCGTCGAGTGTGATCACGGCGATCGCGTCGTCCTTGCGATAACTCACCGGCCCGGTCATGGGTGCTCCTTCGTCGCAGCGTCAGTTGGACCGACGTTACGTAACAAAGTTCCGAATTGCCAAGAGGCAATCCCGGTCAGCCGTCAGGGGAGCCGAGCCGGGGTTCAATTACCCACGCCACCAACGGTTCTGGGTCGAAAGCACAGCCTCGGGGAGGGGTCAGCCGCCCATGAACGAGCGCCACTGCTCGAGGTTTGACGCCCGGTAGACGTAGTTGGACCGCTTGACCTCCGAGAGCACCGCGCTGGGCTCCGTCGAGTACCAGTGACCGGGGAACACGGTCGGGTCGCCGGGCAGCGCGGCCAGCTGCTGCAGACTGCGGAACATCTCGTCGACGTCGCCGCCCGGGAAATCGGTGCGCCCGCATCCGTCGAGGAACAGGGTGTCGCCGGCCACCAGCCGCCCGTCGAGCAGGAAACACTGGCTGCCCGGGGTGTGCCCCGGGGTGTGCAGCAATTCGATCTCGATGTCACCGACCGCGACTTTGTCGCGATGCTCGTGGGCGGTCAGCTCGCTCATCGGGATACCGGTGGTCCGCGACACCCACAGCGCCTCGTGGGTGTTGACGTGAACCGGCACACTGACCCGCTCGAGCAATTCGGACAGGCCCGCCAGCGTGAAGCCCATCATGGTTCCACCGACGTGATCGGGGTGGTGGTGGGTGACCAGCACACCGGACAGGTGCATGCCGTCGGCCTCCAGGGCGTCGAGCAGGTCCCCGGCCGCGTAGGCCGGGTCGACCACCACGGCGTCCCCGGTCTCCCGGTCGCCGATCAGATAGGCGAAGTTGCGCATCTGCTGCGCCATCATGTCGCCGGGCGCGAAGTCCCGGCCGGAGAGCAGTTGGCGGAAGTACAGCCGGTCCGTCGATGACATGACCTCAGCCTATGGCGTCTGCACGCCGCGCCCGATTTCGCCCCTCGACGAGCGGTTTGGTTCAGCCGAGCCGCAGGCTGTACCCTCTTTAAGGCCCACGGCGCGGTATCACCGACGCCGAGGGTGAGGCCCCCTTAGCTCAGTCGGTAGAGCGTTTCCATGGTAAGGAAAAGGTCAACGGTTCGATTCCGTTAGGGGGCTCGGTGGACGCGAGCGGAGCTCCGCCCGCGTCGATCGGGGCGGTGTAGCTCAGCTGGTTAGAGCGCACGACTCATAATCGTGAGGTCGGGAGATCGAGCCTCCCCACCGCTACAGGAACGAACTACGAGAGTGTGAAAGAAGGCAACGAACGTGGCCTCCAGTACTGACGTCCGGCCGAAGATCACTTTGGCCTGCGAGGTGTGCAAGCACCGCAACTACATCACCAAGAAGAACCGCCGCAACGATCCTGATCGGCTGGAGCTGAAGAAGTTCTGCCCGAACTGTGGCACGCATCAGCCGCACAAAGAGTCGCGCTGATCGCGCCCGGCCGTCCGTGCGACGGCCGGAGAAAGTTACTAGGTAGGTTCTAGCCCGTGGCGCTGTCCCAGACTCTCGTCGGAACGCACTACCGCTATCCCGATCACTATGCGGTGGGGCGCGAGAAGATTCGCGAGTACGCCAGAGCCGTACAGAACGACGACCCGGTCTTCCTCTCCGACGAGGCCGCCGCGGAACTCGGGTATGACGGGCTGCCGGCGCCGCTGACGTTCATCAGCGTGTTCTGCTACGTCGCGCAGAAGGCGTTCTTCGAAAATGCCAATATCGGCATCTCCGACCGCCAGATCGTCCAGATCGACCAGGTGCTGAAGTTTCTCGCCCCGGTCACGGCTGGCGACAAGCTCTACTGTGACGTCTACTTGGATTCCATTCGGCAAGCGCACGGTACCGACATCATCGTTACCAAAAACATCGTCACGAACCAGGACGGCACGGTGGTCCAAGAGGCCTACACGACGCTGGCGGGGCGAAGCGAGGAAAACGGAGAGAGTGGCTTCAACGATGGCACTGCGTGAGTTCAGTTCGGTCAAAGTCGGCGAAGAGCTGCCGGAGCGGGTGATCACCCTGACCCGGGCAGACCTGGTCAACTACGCCGGGGTCTCCGGCGACTTGAACCCCATCCACTGGGATGACGAGATCGCCAAGCAGGTCGGTCTGGACACCGCGATCGCCCACGGAATGCTGACCATGGGTCTGGGCGGCGGCTACGTCACGGCCTGGGTCGGCGACCCGGGCGCGGTCAGCGAATTCAACGTGCGGTTCACCGCGATCGTGCCGGTACCCAATGACGGCACCGGGACCGACATCGTGTTCACCGGACGGGTGAAGTCAGCCGACGCCGAGACCAAGACCGTCCACATCGCGCTGACCGCCACCACCGGCGGCAAGAAGATCTTCGGCCGCGCCGTGGCCATCGCGAAGCTGGCATAGATGGCACTCAAGACGGACATCCGGGGAATGGTCTACGAGTACCCGGAGAACTTCATCGTCGGACGCGAGCAGATCCGGCAGTACGCGAAATCCATCAAGGCGCACGACCCGGC
Encoded here:
- the hadB gene encoding (3R)-hydroxyacyl-ACP dehydratase subunit HadB encodes the protein MALREFSSVKVGEELPERVITLTRADLVNYAGVSGDLNPIHWDDEIAKQVGLDTAIAHGMLTMGLGGGYVTAWVGDPGAVSEFNVRFTAIVPVPNDGTGTDIVFTGRVKSADAETKTVHIALTATTGGKKIFGRAVAIAKLA
- the hadA gene encoding (3R)-hydroxyacyl-ACP dehydratase subunit HadA — its product is MALSQTLVGTHYRYPDHYAVGREKIREYARAVQNDDPVFLSDEAAAELGYDGLPAPLTFISVFCYVAQKAFFENANIGISDRQIVQIDQVLKFLAPVTAGDKLYCDVYLDSIRQAHGTDIIVTKNIVTNQDGTVVQEAYTTLAGRSEENGESGFNDGTA